A window of Glycine soja cultivar W05 chromosome 13, ASM419377v2, whole genome shotgun sequence genomic DNA:
CACATACGATGTCAACATATAAACTTAAGTTAacattattaatgaaaaaactaACGAAAGAACTAATTTAGCATGATAAAGATGTTTTAagggatcaaaataaaataaaaattaaacttaaaaaatcaaactgaaaaaataaagtaagatGAGAGATGAAAGTTGCATTTTAACTTATATTTAATGATTGAGACAAAAGCAAAAAAGCAAAGGgttaaattatgttttcaaaatcttttcaataagaaTAAATAGCTAGACTATATGCTTCACAAAGACTGAGCATAATAGGACGAAACTAACGTATCATATGATGAATGATTATTAGATTTTATAAAAACCTTAACATCAAAACTCAAAATGTTTTTCCACACTAGTTCTACTCACTTCGACAATTTAATCTTGTAAACTAAGGagataaaggaagagaaaacACACTTAGAATCTTATCTTGGTTCAACTTATAACCTAGACTACATATGTAGTCTTTGAGAATTACcaataattttactaaaatacaaatttacaatAATCCTTAATCTTATCTGGTTAACACATTCCTTTgaactttctctctctaaaatttattgaaaattacaacAAATTGTGAGTCTCACATGTATAATGACTCTCTCTcatgatttataattttcaatcaatAATAAAGTGTGAGTTAAGGGAAATATGTTAGAGAGTGTGTTAGTATCTATAATactcatcttatttttttaatactttcttTTTAGGCAACATCTCATGTATTCTTGCACTTATCTCTCTAGACACTTAATCCCAATTATTCTTTCAATAAGTTTGTTTGGACTCAAATAAGGTTTAAGAATCAAGTAATCTTAGAGTatgttagtaaatatttattattgttttttgttctgTTTTAACTAGTAAGATTCTGTTTCAGTAATAGTCCGTTACTTTGATCGAGTCTTTAGGCAAGAGTAGCCTGATTTTAGCTACTTAGTTTTCTTTTGCAATTGTAAAACCCACGCAGATGAGTAGTGGGTCAGTTTTATTGTTCTGGTTGTTAGCTTTGACAAGCTATAATAATGTATCTTGCTATGCAATTGAATGACAGAATACAGTGAGCATTTTTTTCTCACAGAAAAACTTACTTGTTCTAGTTTATAGAGTATTGTTGGAGCAAGTACAATTGGAAACAtatgaaagacaaaaaaaaaatgaaaaccaagTGATCTCTTAATGGAACACCAATGTtttttggctgataaaaaagTGTGACACCAACAACCCATTTCCCACATAGTAGTGCTATCAATACTCTCTCTCACTCTTTTTCTAATACATTCTCTTTTATTAATTGGAATTCAAAAAGACCCTACGGCCACTAGTAGGTATTTGAGAAGAACACACAATGAAGAAACTTAATTGGTTTTCGCATAACCCATGGGCCATGGCCATTCTAAACACGCATTCtatctttctttcctttattttcattatattattcATTGCATCTATCAGCTTCTTATCTTTTTGCTtcttatttctatatttttcaaGAGTTTATGTACTAGTCAGGGTGTAAATAAACACTTTACAAAGATATACACAATATCTCTCCCCATTTCTTGACCATATCCGGTATGATCGGAGACCATCATGATTTCAACTAATTTCTATATAACacataatcaaatatttttaattatatatatttttctcataaaCTGAAAAACTTAAATGCATGTCACATGAAGattatctaataatttcttCCCGACTAGCtagaaaagaaacaataattaCACTTTACTAGTAGCTATGTGAGACTATAATGTATATGCCTTGGCAAGCTCTTAAATCTTCATGCTTCcaatacaaaatgaaaataaaaataaaattgtcttttgTAGTCCATATCATAAAAATTCAccaaaataatatcaaaattgaGTTGTATAAAATTATCCGTATTCCAACTTTTACACACCCACTTTAATTTCTACTTTtgtcttgatatatttgatTTGACGATGAGTCTAAAATtgcaaaacaaaacacaaatgaCTGTGATATACCACTGTTTGCTTCAAGTTCGACTCAAATTCAATTGATTTTCACTTGTCGATTACTCTAAACACCCATTAATTGCtactttcttaatttcttttttcattatattattaaaaattaattctgtctatcagttttttttctctcttattacTATATCTTTTAAGAGTATACAtcatatgagaataaaaatgactaACACCAATCGTtacattgaaataaaaattcaacattaaaatattttaaatttaaattaaaaatttatttaaccataaaacttttataagatttatcaaataaaaaattaaattaaatctttaagatAATTGATGTTCTGTTTGATAAATCTTATgaagattttataattaaatgaaattttaatttcaacgtaaaatattttaattttgatctttcattttatatatatatatatatattatcattaaaaataataaataattgaaattaaaatatttaaaaattcaaattaaaacattttataataatcaaatcTCTAAAGAATTTATCAAACAAATCacattttaacatattttaactaTTGTTAATCCATCATGACAGTGGATGAAATAGTGATTGACGACGATTATTATGATGATGATAGTGATGACAATGAATGTCATAACattagaggtggtggcggcgaCGATTATGATAGTGACTACAAAAGTGGTCATGGTAGTAACAACAACATtggtgatggtgatgatgatgagttaattaagatattttaaaaagtgataattaagatttttatagatttttgttATTTGGTTAATCTTCTAGAGATTTGATaatatactaaattttaatttaaaatattttgatttctaacaatttattatttttaattttgatgtaaTGATTGTTAATAATGTTCTCACATGAATATATTTTACATTCaagttaaaatttcatttatatatatatatatatatcatagaaAGTATTGCTAACATATCTTCCATTAAAAAGATCAACTTGATAAGGCATGTTAAATTTTGTGTGTATCTCCATTTCTTATCGAATCTTATAACTATCATTTCTATTCTTTTTTCCctatttttatctctctttcttCAAAAGTTCTATATATGCTTAAGGgtataaaatattacttttattctaatttttacgcacagctttaatttttatttttgtcttgatATGTTTGGTTTCACGATAATGTCTCCAAAATCAcgttaaaaatggaaaaaaagttGACAGTGATATATAATTGATCCAGGCTAGCTCAACGTGGAAACTTAATGGATTTCCACTTAACGCATAACCTCTCTAAACACACATtctatctttcttttccttttcattatacctatacgttttttttttctctatatatgCTTAAGCAAGGgtgtaaaaatattactttttaagAGATTTACAATGCTAATTTGTTtgtattctaatttttaattacgCACTCATTTTAACTTTCACTTTTTTCTtgacatgtttggtttgacggTAAAGTCTCCAAAATCACatataaaagggaaaaaattgACAGTGATATGTAATTGATTCGGGCTCGATCAAGACGAAAACTTAGTAGATTTTCACTTAACGCATAATGGCTCTAAACAAGCATTCTATCTTTCTTTCCCTTCTCATCATTATATctattagtgtttttttttctctttccttcatttttttccaaGAATGTATATACCCAACAGGTGTAAAATTAAGAAACACTTTCGAAAGATATACACATATTGCTCCCCATTTCTTCCAGTATTAGGAACGATCATTGGagcttaaaaaatttataaatatgaacTGACGAGCTGAGTTGTTTGAAGAACCTTGAAAGAAGGTCAATTCTAACTCTCGCGCGGTCCATTGAACGTATCCACTTTGTTAATTTCTTCAAAGATAGTTAACAATCCCATTAGTTTCCTTGTCCTATCCctttcaacaacaaaaatactTGTCTTTTGTTGCTAAAacaaatggagaaaaaaaaaaagaacttacaaAGTGTAATATTGGTAATGATGTAAAATTAGTAATGatgtaaaatcaaaatcacacatAGAAAATCCCTAAAATCATGACATATATACGCAATGCCGTGTCGTCCTACACCTAATAGCACAGTCCTTCAATTCTGGctattacaaattaaaactggtgatatatatatgtaagaGTTTCGTGGAGATATAAGGGTCGCTCCAATGTTGTGAAAGGGTGAAAAGAGAAGAGTGGGAGGAGAAGTCACATATTCAAATAAGGAGAAGTGGCATGTTCGAATCCACTCAATtgacttttttaaaaactaataagctaatatttgttgataaaataaagtaagaGTTTCGAGAGAATAATTCAGTTAATAATTCACATTTTAGTGGCTAAGAGGCAGAAGACTTAATTTATACTATACATGATATAATTTGAGAAGAAGCTAAGAGCATCTttaataatttgaaagtgatttccAAGTTGTTGGCGAAACAAAACTAGCACTTGACTATGCTGTCTCTGAATGAATGCTCATGGATCAGTTGCGGCAACATCACAAAACCCTACCTAATTAATTGGTTGGAGACTAAAAACACGACGAAAAGACTATGAGAGATGGAAGAAAACTAGAAAAGAATAAACCTCGtccttgttttaaatttaatttgccaTCCAAGAGATTCCCACGTCAGTAATAATGTGTATTCCTTTGTGCTGTCCCAAACACATGTCGCTGCACTAATTATATCAATGAGAAGATATCCATGTTTTATGTTCTCGAAAATCTTTGTTGGaaataattgaaaaaggaaaacagTGGTTTAGTGATGTTATACAATATTTGACAAATTGCAATATCACTGTTGGACAAATTTGACGTTGGATAAGCGAattcatttcagtttctttcttttatctttgtttcttttttattattattattttttaagttaattttgtaaCAGAACACGCTCTTCCAACCCAGATATCCTTCCTTCCCAACGCCAAGCTGGCTTACACCCGAAACCCTTCACACGCCGCAATTCAGCAACAACTGGTTTGCACTTTCTTCCGCAACTTCTTCTCCAGCCTTCGATAAACTCACCCCCATAAATGGCTTCCCTGAATTGCCTTCCAATTCCACTCTCAACACAAATTTTCACACACATAGGCACCATGTATTCCGGCAATGCAACCAGCAGCAGCAGAGGCTCTTCGGAATCCGGTAGGTACCGCGGAGTGAGGCGTAGGAACAGCGGAAAATGGGTGTCGGAGATTCGCGAGCCCAAGAAACCTAACAGAATTTGGTTAGGCACGTTCCCCACGCCAGAAATGGCGGCGGTGGCCTATGACGTGGCTGCGTTGGCTCTCAAGGGTAAGGATATATTCATGaaacatcatattttaatttgctTCACTATCCCTATCTCATACCGATACTCTTGATGGATATTCTTCTATGAAATTTTTAgactttttaaaaacaaaatattttaaaaatctagTATATCTAGAGACATAGAAgcatgtataatatatatagaaacagacattgtttcttaattaaccaaaaataacctaaaaaaagagttgaattgatactttttaaaattttgtaaacattataaaatgatttatgatgataatgatttatattattttttttaatatcacgGTGATGCATGTATTTGTTTATAGGTAAGGATGCTGGGCTCAACTTCCCTGACTCAGCTTCTTCCCTTCCTGTCCCCGCTTCGCTTTCTGCACGCGACATTCAGGTGGCAGCTGCGGCCGCGGCGGCGGCTGCTGGAGCAGCAAAGGATTCTATGAGGACACAAACAGGGAATTATAACATTTCAGAGGGGCAAGAGAATCAAACTGGGATGGGTAACCAATTTGTGGATGAGGACTTGATCTTTGACATGCCTAATGTTCTTGTCAACATGGCTCAGGGAATGCTGCTTAGTCCTCCTCCTTTTGACATTGGTTTGGAACCGAATAGCCCAGAAAACACCGAACAAGAGACAAGCCTGTGGAATTtcccttaaaataaattaataattaaacccCTTTTCTTAATTTAGTATTAATATATAACTATATGTTGCATAAGTAATgcttgaagaaaaagaaaaaagggagcATAAAAGTTGCCCTGTAATGAATTGTGGGCGAACTCTCACATCAAAGCTTTTGCTTGGCCGTGACGAAATTAATGTAATGTGTGTTAAGAGTAGTGTTAGTGTtagtataattttcttttcttttggttctatttttttgttttgttttttgttcccTTATGTATAGGTACAGCTAGCGCTCTCTAAGTTGAGGGTGTTTGCTTCTAGGGTTGTTTTGTAGGTTTTTCTTTTCGTTTATATTATGTGATGTTTGATGTGTTAAATAACCTTTTTGGCCATGTGTTACTGATAATATTGTTGCCTTTAGCTTGAGAATAaggattaaattaatcaatcaaccTCCTTCTGTTTTCtatctcttattttaattatctcaCTAGCCAGAAATtgttatatgattaaaaaataataaacacggtttccttattgttatttattcatttagcTATAAGTGCCAATTTTTAACTGAAGGGATAaggaaagagaaacaaaaacgGAGACAAGTATTTGACGTTGGTTGTTTCCGACACACCAAGCACCAGGGTTTTAAAGGTTTTTGGTAATCTATTTTCTACCTTGATCAACTAGTAAACCGTCCAAATATGTCAGAAACTACTTTAACTCCATTCTGTGGACAAAAACAAGTTCTAATATCATATCTCATcatgttaaaaaagaaaagatcagTGTGTATATTCAAACGTTGCCCTAAAGTTCTATTATAGCTTCAAATCCATTTTAAAGCTCCTCACTGTGATCAGGATTCGGTAGTTTGGTTCTACagcataaaattaattaaaatgaggaaaaaaatacattttaagaaTTTGGAcatagaaattaagaaaaaagaaaggaagggaATAATTATGAGTTCATTCAGAACCACCAGATGTTTTCAATCTCGACTAATCTTTACATCGATCACATGTAAACACTTTTACAGTTTACGATTAATCTTTAGCCAAAATCATATATAGAAATGTAAATGGTCCTGTACCATACGATATTTTCTGCAAAGGGTGCAAGTGGCTAAGTTTATTATTACCATGTTGAATGTATGGGTGCTTTGTTTCCTAATCATGTTCCAACTTACTTTTCTCTTGATATCACAAGAATGAAGGGTCAACAAACTTCTGGGATCAGTGCTATAAACGAATATATAGATGAAGTTTGTGGTCCA
This region includes:
- the LOC114382133 gene encoding ethylene-responsive transcription factor ERF024-like, with the translated sequence MASLNCLPIPLSTQIFTHIGTMYSGNATSSSRGSSESGRYRGVRRRNSGKWVSEIREPKKPNRIWLGTFPTPEMAAVAYDVAALALKGKDAGLNFPDSASSLPVPASLSARDIQVAAAAAAAAAGAAKDSMRTQTGNYNISEGQENQTGMGNQFVDEDLIFDMPNVLVNMAQGMLLSPPPFDIGLEPNSPENTEQETSLWNFP